Within the Nocardioides aurantiacus genome, the region GAGGCCACGGCCGCGTGGTCGGGCACCCGCATCGCCAGCAGCTGGTGGGCGCCCAGGCGCAGCGCGTCGCGCACCGCGGGGTCGGGCGGCCTCCCCGTCAGGTGGTCCAGCAGCGCGTCGTACGTCCCCTGGCCGCGGAGCGTGCCACCGACCAGCTCGGTCGTGAACGCCGCGTCGCGGCCGGTGATCGCACGCTCGCGCAGCAGCCGGGGCAGCACCAGGTTGGCGTAGGCGTCGTCCTCGCGGACCGCCACCAGCACGTCGTACGCCGCGAGCCGGGGTGCGTCGACCTTGGCCCGGGGGCTGCTCCGCGTCACGCGTCGTGCTCGCGGACGAGCCGGGGCGGCGCCGCAGTGCGCCACGCGTCGGTGAGCAGCTCGGCCAGCTCGTCCCGGGTGACCTCGCCGATCCGGGACAGCCGCACCAGCACCGAGGTGCTGCTCCGGAAGTGGTCGATGTCGAAGAACGGCCCGTCGTCCTCGACCAGCGCGGCCTTGGCGCCGGCGTCGGGGGTGCGCAGCACGAGCAGGTCGTCCCACTCCTCGCCGGTGTCGGGGTCGGTGGCGGTGGCGTGCGGGCGGCGGTAGAGCACGAAGCCGCGGCCCCGGTCGTCCTCGCGACGCGTGGCGTGGGACTGCACCAGCCAGGTCGGGACGTCGCCCCACGAGGTGCCGAACCAGGTGCCGGGCAGCGCCTCGCAGATCTCGTCGACGTCCTCGGGACGGGCCGCGCGGCTCACGCGACCGGCCCCCCGAGCCGGGTGCCGGGCTCGAGGCGTACGCCGCGGGCCCAGTCGGCCGCGTCCATCTCCTGCTTGCCGAACGGCCGGACCCGCCCCAAGCGGACCGGGCCTGTGCCGGTGCCGACGAGGACGTCGCGCTTGCCGACCTCGAGCACGCCCGGCTCCAGGCCGGGCCGCCCACCGGTCTCCCCACCGGGCGGGCCGACGGGACGGACGGGTCCGAGCTTGAGCCGCTCGCCCGCCACCGTCGTCCAGGCTCCCGGGAACGGCGTGCAGGCGCGCACGCGGCGGTCGACGGCCACCGCGGGCTCGGCCCACACCACCTCGGCGTCCGCGGGGGTGATCTTGGGCGCCAGGCTGACGCCGTCGGCGGGCTGCTCGCGCTCCTCCAGCGTGCCGTCCTCGATGCCGTCGAGGGTCTGCACCAGCAGGCCGCTGCCGCCCTCGGCGAGCCGGTCGAGCAGCGCGCCGGCGGTGTCGTCGGGACGGACGGTCTGCGTCATCAGGCCGTACGTCGGCCCGGCGTCCAGCGCCGGGACGATCCGGAACGTGGTCGCCCCGGTCACCTCGTCGCCGGCCCAGATCGCGTGCTGCACGGGAGCGGCCCCCCGCCACGAGGGCAGCACCGAGAAGTGCAGGTTGACCCAGCCGTGGGGCGGGATCTCGAGCGCGGAGGCGGGCAGCAGCGCGCCGTACGCCACCACGGGGCAGCAGTCGGGGGCCAGCGCCCGCAGCTCGGCCTGGAAGTCGGGCTCACGCGGGTGCGCGGGCTTGAGCACGGGGACGCCGAGCTCCTCGGCCCGCCGCCCGACGGGCGAGGCGACCAGCCGGCGGCCGCGACCGGCGGGGGCGTCGGGACGGGTGACCACGCCGACCAGCTCGTGGCGGCTGGCGGCCACCGCCTCCAGCGCCGGGAGGGCGACCACGGGGGTGCCGGCGAAGACGACGCGCACCTAGATGCCCAGACCGTTCGTGGCGTGGGGCGAGAGCCTGACCTGCGGGCGGTCCTCACCGAACCACTCGGCCTCGCGGATCCAGCGCATCGCCTCCCGGCGGGCCTCGCGGTCGAGCCGGTCGACGAAGAGGATCCCGTCGAGGTGGTCGGTCTCGTGCTGGATCGCCCGGGCCAGCTTGGCGGTGCCCTCGACCAGCAGCGGCTCGCCGTGGAGGTCGAAGCCGTGGGCCACGACCTGGGCGGCACGACGGCAGTCGATCGAGAAGCCGGGGATCGACAGGCAGCCCTCCTCGCCGTCCTGGGTGTCCTCGGACAGCGTCAGCCGCGGGTTGACCAGGTGGCCCAGCTCGCCGTCGACGTGCCAGGTGAAGACCCGCAGGCCGACCCCGATCTGCGGTGCGGCGAGCCCCGCGCCGGGCGCGTCGAGCATCGTCGCGGTCAGGTCGTCGACCAGGGTGCGCAGCTCCTTGTCGAAGTCGACGACCTCGGTGGCCGGGGTGCGCAGCACCGGGTCGCCGAACAGGCGGATGGGCCGGACGGGCACGAGCGGTCTCCTCGCAGGGGACGGTGACGACGGACCCCCCGAGTCTAGGGACCCCCGGACCCGGTTGACGCGGGGCGCGGGTGCGGGCACGGTGCCCGCCATGGGGTCCGGGGCGAGCCGCGGTCTGGAGCGGCGGCTGCTGGCGTGGCAGGCGCTCGACGAGGCGATGCCGGTCTTCCCCGTCTACGCGCTCCTCTTCGCCGACGCCGGGCTCTCGGTGGGCCAGATCTCGGTGCTGCTGGCGCTGTGGTCGGTGGTGGGGATCGTCCTGGAGGTCCCGTCGGGCGCCTGGGCCGACACCGTGTCCCGGCGGGGGCTGCTGGCCCTCGGCGCGGTGGTGTACGCCGCGGCGTTCGCGACGTGGGTGCTCCTCCCGACCTTCACCGGCTTCGCGGCGGGCTTCGCGCTCTGGGGGCTCTCGGGAGCACTGACCTCGGGCACCTTCCAGGCGCTGGCCTACGACGAGCTCGCCGCCCGGGGCGCGCGGCACCGCTACGCACACGTGATCGGGGTCGGGCAGGCGCTGGCGGTGGCCGCGATGACGGTGACCACCCTGCTGGCCGCGCCGCTGCTCGCCGTGGGCGGCTACGACCTCGTCGGCTGGGCCAGCGTCGGCGTGTGCCTCGTCCAGCTCGCCGTGGTGGCGCGGTTGCCCGCGGCTCCCCCGGTGGTCTCGGCGGTCGCGCTGGAGGACGCGGACGACCCCGACGACGTCGAGCTCGAACCCCTCGGGCCACCCCGGCAGGACGGCGCCTGGACCCGGTGGCGCACGGCCCTGCGGACGGGCCTGGGCGAGGCGACCACGTCGGCCCTGGTGCGGGGGGCGGTGCTGGCCAGCGCGACCGTGCTGGCCCTGCAGGTGCTGGACGAGTACTTCGGGCTGCTCTTCCGCGAGCAGGGCGCCGCACTGGTGGTGGTGCCGCTGCTGGTGGGCCTGGTCGGGGCGGGCGAAGCGGTGGGGGCGCTGGTCGCCACGCGCGCGACCGGCTGGTCCCCCCGCCGTGCGGGCTCGGTGGTGGCGGTGGCCGGGATCCTGGTCGGAGCGGCGGCCCTGGCGGGCGACGCCCTCGTCGCCGCGCTGGCGCTGACCGTGGGCTACGGCCTGGTGCAGCTCTCGGTGGTGCTCGCCGAGGTGCGGCTCCAGGACAGCATCGAGCACGACGCCCGCGCCACGGTGGTCTCGACGTCCAACGTGCTGGCCGAGCTGCTCTCCGTGGCGGCGTACGTCGGCTTCGCGCTCGCCCCCGCCGACGGGGTCGCCCGACCGGTGCTCGTGCTGGCGGCCGTCACGGTCGTGCTCGGCGTGCTGGTCGCCCGCTGGCTCCCGCCCGCCGTGCCGGCCGCTCCCGCTCGGTCGGGGCGCTAGCCCAGCTCGGCCGGGTCGACCTCGACGCGCAGGTGGGGCAGCTTGCGGGTCGACCGCCGGGCCTGCAGGTCCTGCAGCGCCCGCGACAGTGCCGCGCCGCCCGAGCGCGGCACCCGCAGCACGTAGCGCTCCTGGTCGACGTCGGCGGTGCTGTCGCGCGGCGGCGGGACCGGCACCGGGCCGAGCACCTCGGCACCGGGCGGGAGCTCGAGTGCGGCGAGGCCCTGCTCGAGGTCGGCGGCGGTGCCGGTCAGCGTCGCGACGCGCGAGGCCGGCGGGAGGTGGGCGGAGTGGCGCTCGTCGATCTCCCGGCGGGCCAGGCCGCCGGGGTCCCAGCGCACCAGCGCCTGCAGCCCGGGGTGGGCGGGGTCGCCGACGGCCATCACGCGCCCGCCCTCGGAGGCGGGTCGGACCAGGGCAGCGGCGTTGGCCCAGCGGCGTACGGCCTCCTCGGTGGCGCGGAGGTCGGCCCGCCCCAGGAGCAGCCAGGTGTCGAGCAGCAGCACCGCGGCGTAGCCGCC harbors:
- the fmt gene encoding methionyl-tRNA formyltransferase, whose amino-acid sequence is MRVVFAGTPVVALPALEAVAASRHELVGVVTRPDAPAGRGRRLVASPVGRRAEELGVPVLKPAHPREPDFQAELRALAPDCCPVVAYGALLPASALEIPPHGWVNLHFSVLPSWRGAAPVQHAIWAGDEVTGATTFRIVPALDAGPTYGLMTQTVRPDDTAGALLDRLAEGGSGLLVQTLDGIEDGTLEEREQPADGVSLAPKITPADAEVVWAEPAVAVDRRVRACTPFPGAWTTVAGERLKLGPVRPVGPPGGETGGRPGLEPGVLEVGKRDVLVGTGTGPVRLGRVRPFGKQEMDAADWARGVRLEPGTRLGGPVA
- a CDS encoding MFS transporter; its protein translation is MGSGASRGLERRLLAWQALDEAMPVFPVYALLFADAGLSVGQISVLLALWSVVGIVLEVPSGAWADTVSRRGLLALGAVVYAAAFATWVLLPTFTGFAAGFALWGLSGALTSGTFQALAYDELAARGARHRYAHVIGVGQALAVAAMTVTTLLAAPLLAVGGYDLVGWASVGVCLVQLAVVARLPAAPPVVSAVALEDADDPDDVELEPLGPPRQDGAWTRWRTALRTGLGEATTSALVRGAVLASATVLALQVLDEYFGLLFREQGAALVVVPLLVGLVGAGEAVGALVATRATGWSPRRAGSVVAVAGILVGAAALAGDALVAALALTVGYGLVQLSVVLAEVRLQDSIEHDARATVVSTSNVLAELLSVAAYVGFALAPADGVARPVLVLAAVTVVLGVLVARWLPPAVPAAPARSGR
- the def gene encoding peptide deformylase — protein: MPVRPIRLFGDPVLRTPATEVVDFDKELRTLVDDLTATMLDAPGAGLAAPQIGVGLRVFTWHVDGELGHLVNPRLTLSEDTQDGEEGCLSIPGFSIDCRRAAQVVAHGFDLHGEPLLVEGTAKLARAIQHETDHLDGILFVDRLDREARREAMRWIREAEWFGEDRPQVRLSPHATNGLGI